In Melanotaenia boesemani isolate fMelBoe1 chromosome 16, fMelBoe1.pri, whole genome shotgun sequence, the following proteins share a genomic window:
- the LOC121655661 gene encoding sorbin and SH3 domain-containing protein 1 isoform X8 codes for MHDQRHGSPAGGSIEPRTTSSPRTVCAVRITPLKTMKGSPDLIPNADLDPSRVCKGKGVVTLRATLVHIDDEDSISDEPNAITAPSGWTSQINGDSYKAGGAEGGSNNTAHLPPENSTQCQVNLPRSIKENQAPSFADTQNCITSTLSFGYPSTTTVNPTIVLLQHNREQQKHLSHSEDPTPERDKSPDPGRDLTSPVSDMDGKRLRLSLHSPVFAPLNKPIVPERNTEKSKDWYKTMFKQIHKLPEPIEENPYHPTYIFPENFEIHMKSKDNAPAPFGYLEDVRAVPRSKSNDEVDSRGRSMPVPTRSSSLKPSAKRNEWEPPDKKVDTRKYRAEPKSIFEYEPGKSSVLKLERTTQDLSPEDVDLENEPWYKFFSEMEFDKASTPSFSPLETASDLQQYSSSKSGHSEVEKDRGSSTNEPTAPECDRHVYKSVLEGGDIPLQGLRALNKRHGSSSSSKDSSPAHGESQDEVLRRRHGDKEKMLEEQRRLKREQEEADTASRRHTSIVPTHHQFITNERFGDLLNITDNAEKRKSGVEKTPAMARFDFRAETLKELPFQKGDIVYILRQVDQNWYEGEHHGRVGIFPRSYVELLPPTEKAQPKKSAPVQVLEYGEAVARFNFRGDTVVEMSFRKGERITLIRRVDENWYEGKIAGTNRQGIFPVTYVEVHKRPRVKNGVDYPDPPISQSPQRSTNASPQFVKNEADHHGRSTRSPVMLFDIQDNNNVNSFAEAVCNEILNIAETSVRYCSTLSHHHNDSVHRLHPHPSKQSLIISQQPQSHSSSPEPNRLSCGIFQALYSYVPQNDDELELQEGDLVSVMEKCDDGWFVGTSKRTKQFGTFPGNYVKEVKL; via the exons ATGCATGACCAGCGGCAC GGCtctccagcagggggcagcataGAACCAAGAACAACTTCCA GTCCTCGGACTGTTTGTGCTGTCAGAATCACACCTCTGAAAACCATGAAAGGTTCTCCTGACCTGATTCCCAATGCAG atttggACCCAAGCAGAGTGTGCAAAGGGAAGGGAGTTGTAACTCTAAGGGCCACCCTCGTCCACATTGATGATGAGGACAGCATCAGTGACGAGCCAAACGCCATCACAGCGCCAA GTGGCTGGACAAGCCAGATTAATGGAGACAGCTATAAAGCAGGAGGGGCTGAGGGAGGCAGCAACAATACAGCTCATCTACCTCCTGAAAACAGCACTCAGTGCCAG GTCAATTTACCCAGaagcataaaagaaaaccaaGCTCCATCCTTTGCTGACACTCAGAACTGCATCACATCAACTCTCAGCTTTGGTtatccctccaccaccaccgTAAATCCTACCATTGTCCTGCTTCAGCACAACAGAG AGCAGCAAAAGCATCTTTCTCATTCAGAAG ACCCAACCCCGGAGAGGGACAAAAGCCCTGATCCAGGGAGAGACTTGACGAGTCCGGTCTCTGATATGGACGGGAAGAGGCTGCGGCTATCCCTGCACTCCCCGGTCTTCGCTCCTCTCAATAAGCCTATTGTGCCTGAACGA aacACGGAAAAGTCCAAAGACTGGTATAAGACAATGTTCAAACAGATACATAAATTACCAG AGCCTATTGAGGAAAACCCGTACCACCCCACCTACATTTTTCCCGAGAACTTTGAAATTCACATGAAATCCAAAG ACAATGCTCCCGCTCCCTTTGGTTACCTGGAAGATG TCAGAGCAGTCCCACGCTCAAAAAGCAACGATGAAGTCGACTCAAGAGGCAGGTCGATGCCAGTGCCAACGCGCTCCTCTTCCCTCAAACCTTCTGCCAAAAG GAACGAGTGGGAGCCCCCGGATAAAAAGGTAGACACCAGGAAGTACCGCGCCGAGCCCAAGAGCATCTTCGAGTATGAGCCGGGGAAATCATCGGTGCTGAAGCTGGAGAGAACG ACTCAGGATTTAAGTCCAGAAGATGTAGATTTAGAGAATGAGCCTTGGTATAAATTCTTTTCAGAGATGGAGTTTGACAAAGCG AGTACCCCCTCCTTCAGCCCCTTGGAAACAGCCTCCGACCTGCAGCAGTA CTCCTCGAGCAAGTCTGGACACAGCGAGGTGGAGAAGGACAGAGGATCATCCACAAATGAGCCTACGGCTCCAGAATGCGACCGACATGTTTACAAGAGTGTCCTGGAGGGCGGCGACATTCCCTTACAAGGTCTACGGGCTCTAAACAAGCGCCACgggagctcctcctcctctaaag ACTCCTCCCCAGCTCACGGGGAAAGCCAAGATGAAGTATTGAGGCGGCGTCATGGTGACAAAGAG AAAATGTTGGAAGAGCAGCGGCGGCTGAAGCGGGAACAGGAAGAGGCGGACACAGCATCGAGGCGGCACACAAGCATTGTCCCAACGCACCACCAGTTCATCACTAATGAGCGCTTCGGAGACCTGCTTAACATCACAGATAACGCAGAGAAAAGGAAATCAGGCGTAGAG AAAACTCCAGCTATGGCTCGTTTTGACTTCAGAGCAGAGACCCTAAA GGAATTACCATTTCAGAAGGGAGACATTGTGTATATCCTACGACAAGTAGATCAAAACTGGTATGAGGGCGAACATCATGGAAGAGTTGGTATTTTCCCAAGGAGCTATGTCGAG CTGCTCCCACCGACAGAAAAAGCACAGCCAAAGAAAAGTGCCCCAGTACAGGTGCTGGAATATGGAGAAGCTGTGGCCCGTTTCAACTTCAGAGGGGACACAGTGGTGGAAATGTCCTTCAGAAAG ggAGAGAGGATTACACTGATTCGCAGAGTTGATGAGAACTGGTATGAAGGCAAAATTGCAGGCACCAATCGGCAAGGCATCTTCCCAGTCACCTATGTAGAAGTGCACAAACGGCCCCGTGTTAAAAACGGCGTGGACTACCCCGACCCTCCTATCAGCCAGTCTCCACAGCGCAGCACCAATGCTTCTCCTCAG tttgtGAAGAATGAGGCTGACCATCATGGACGAAGCACTAGAAGCCCTGTGATGCTTTTTGATATCCAGGATAACAAcaatgtcaactcatttgca GAGGCAGTGTGTAATGAGATCTTGAATATAGCTGAGACCTCGGTGAGGTACTGCAGCACGCTGTCCCACCACCATAATGACTCTGTCCATAGACTACACCCCCACCCCAGTAAACAATCTCTCATCATTTCCCAGCAACCCCAGTCCCACAGCAGCAGCCCAGAGCCAAACCGTCTCAGCTGTGGAAT TTTCCAGGCTTTATACAGTTATGTGCCGCAAAATGATGACGAGCTGGAGCTGCAGGAAGGAGATCTCGTCAGTGTCATGGAAAAGTGTGACGACGGCTGGTTTGTCG gtacatcaaagaggacaaAGCAGTTTGGGACTTTCCCTGGGAATTACGTGAAAgaagtaaaactgtaa
- the LOC121655661 gene encoding sorbin and SH3 domain-containing protein 1 isoform X1, with amino-acid sequence MHDQRHGSPAGGSIEPRTTSSPRTVCAVRITPLKTMKGSPDLIPNADLDPSRVCKGKGVVTLRATLVHIDDEDSISDEPNAITAPSGWTSQINGDSYKAGGAEGGSNNTAHLPPENSTQCQVNLPRSIKENQAPSFADTQNCITSTLSFGYPSTTTVNPTIVLLQHNREQQKHLSHSEDPTPERDKSPDPGRDLTSPVSDMDGKRLRLSLHSPVFAPLNKPIVPERNTEKSKDWYKTMFKQIHKLPEPIEENPYHPTYIFPENFEIHMKSKDNAPAPFGYLEDVRAVPRSKSNDEVDSRGRSMPVPTRSSSLKPSAKRNEWEPPDKKVDTRKYRAEPKSIFEYEPGKSSVLKLERTTQDLSPEDVDLENEPWYKFFSEMEFDKASTPSFSPLETASDLQQYSSSKSGHSEVEKDRGSSTNEPTAPECDRHVYKSVLEGGDIPLQGLRALNKRHGSSSSSKVDYKGGNGYIISPCSSVNSRSVLASNPIGDQCKSKKPLSAAKACIPQILPSKFKPKLLPSSGNSQESRTKASRYPKAHSCEDLYTGPFDIDCVGAEESESGQQSDSKSSCGSECSDGLRNVSPAIKRSTSEFSSLYRSMHHIQRPSSVGCSPHGSVRCLTSLFEKSKAGDDKSETDDGCDIPRDSVSSRVSEFEMIIQRSSSTPGRSSSLPTLHSSHNHSPSHSPAHLHMPSAVSAESLLVADTTQTDARALVETEGKSSRQEAPSPDSVTVEETASSSEDGHNIRTESPSNTEAEVEQIFSKSSQELTHQNLIESKSPSAQFTASPPQHNHLHHHHHHLLHHLNHQIVLKPSKCKGSCPASYTRFTTILRHERQQATTQQERPPPSERKTTLPGNLFLMGPAPFRLRKNLQSHQSRRTILATRVSVKTQRPCSLSPELRPLIPQRLSSLEVLERLSNGEGSGTEQLSNGQALDTNGNLLQPLAAHCRDSSPAHGESQDEVLRRRHGDKEKMLEEQRRLKREQEEADTASRRHTSIVPTHHQFITNERFGDLLNITDNAEKRKSGVEKTPAMARFDFRAETLKELPFQKGDIVYILRQVDQNWYEGEHHGRVGIFPRSYVELLPPTEKAQPKKSAPVQVLEYGEAVARFNFRGDTVVEMSFRKGERITLIRRVDENWYEGKIAGTNRQGIFPVTYVEVHKRPRVKNGVDYPDPPISQSPQRSTNASPQFVKNEADHHGRSTRSPVMLFDIQDNNNVNSFAEAVCNEILNIAETSVRYCSTLSHHHNDSVHRLHPHPSKQSLIISQQPQSHSSSPEPNRLSCGIFQALYSYVPQNDDELELQEGDLVSVMEKCDDGWFVGTSKRTKQFGTFPGNYVKEVKL; translated from the exons ATGCATGACCAGCGGCAC GGCtctccagcagggggcagcataGAACCAAGAACAACTTCCA GTCCTCGGACTGTTTGTGCTGTCAGAATCACACCTCTGAAAACCATGAAAGGTTCTCCTGACCTGATTCCCAATGCAG atttggACCCAAGCAGAGTGTGCAAAGGGAAGGGAGTTGTAACTCTAAGGGCCACCCTCGTCCACATTGATGATGAGGACAGCATCAGTGACGAGCCAAACGCCATCACAGCGCCAA GTGGCTGGACAAGCCAGATTAATGGAGACAGCTATAAAGCAGGAGGGGCTGAGGGAGGCAGCAACAATACAGCTCATCTACCTCCTGAAAACAGCACTCAGTGCCAG GTCAATTTACCCAGaagcataaaagaaaaccaaGCTCCATCCTTTGCTGACACTCAGAACTGCATCACATCAACTCTCAGCTTTGGTtatccctccaccaccaccgTAAATCCTACCATTGTCCTGCTTCAGCACAACAGAG AGCAGCAAAAGCATCTTTCTCATTCAGAAG ACCCAACCCCGGAGAGGGACAAAAGCCCTGATCCAGGGAGAGACTTGACGAGTCCGGTCTCTGATATGGACGGGAAGAGGCTGCGGCTATCCCTGCACTCCCCGGTCTTCGCTCCTCTCAATAAGCCTATTGTGCCTGAACGA aacACGGAAAAGTCCAAAGACTGGTATAAGACAATGTTCAAACAGATACATAAATTACCAG AGCCTATTGAGGAAAACCCGTACCACCCCACCTACATTTTTCCCGAGAACTTTGAAATTCACATGAAATCCAAAG ACAATGCTCCCGCTCCCTTTGGTTACCTGGAAGATG TCAGAGCAGTCCCACGCTCAAAAAGCAACGATGAAGTCGACTCAAGAGGCAGGTCGATGCCAGTGCCAACGCGCTCCTCTTCCCTCAAACCTTCTGCCAAAAG GAACGAGTGGGAGCCCCCGGATAAAAAGGTAGACACCAGGAAGTACCGCGCCGAGCCCAAGAGCATCTTCGAGTATGAGCCGGGGAAATCATCGGTGCTGAAGCTGGAGAGAACG ACTCAGGATTTAAGTCCAGAAGATGTAGATTTAGAGAATGAGCCTTGGTATAAATTCTTTTCAGAGATGGAGTTTGACAAAGCG AGTACCCCCTCCTTCAGCCCCTTGGAAACAGCCTCCGACCTGCAGCAGTA CTCCTCGAGCAAGTCTGGACACAGCGAGGTGGAGAAGGACAGAGGATCATCCACAAATGAGCCTACGGCTCCAGAATGCGACCGACATGTTTACAAGAGTGTCCTGGAGGGCGGCGACATTCCCTTACAAGGTCTACGGGCTCTAAACAAGCGCCACgggagctcctcctcctctaaag TGGATTATAAAGGTGGGAATGGCTATATAATTTCACCCTGCTCCTCTGTAAATAGTCGATCGGTTCTTGCCAGTAATCCAATAGGTGACCAGTGTAAGAGTAAGAAGCCTCTATCTGCTGCCAAAGCCTGCATACCCCAAATCCTGCCATCGAAGTTCAAGCCCAAGCTGTTGCCCTCCAGTGGTAACAGTCAGGAAAGCAGGACTAAAGCTTCTAGATACCCAAAGGCCCACAGCTGTGAAGATCTCTACACGGGGCCATTTGACATAGACTGCGTAGGAGCAGAGGAAAGTGAAAGCGGGCAGCAATCAGACTCTAAGTCCAGCTGTGGGAGTGAGTGCTCTGATGGCCTCAGGAATGTTTCCCCTGCAATTAAGAGGAGTACTTCTGAGTTTTCCAGCCTGTACAGGAGCATGCATCACATCCAGCGACCCAGCTCAGTTGGCTGCAGCCCCCATGGCAGTGTCCGATGCCTGACCTCTCTTTTTGAGAAATCAAAGGCAGGGGATGACAAGTCAGAGACGGACGATGGGTGTGACATTCCTCGTGACAGTGTGTCGTCACGGGTCAGTGAGTTTGAAATGATCATTCAGAGGTCCAGCTCAACTCCTGGCCGCTCTTCTTCCCTGCCCACCCTGCACTCCAGCCACAACCACAGCCCCAGCCACAGTCCTGCCCACCTTCACATGCCATCTGCAGTGTCAGCTGAGTCCCTTTTGGTAGCTGACACCACACAGACTGATGCCCGTGCCCTGGTGGAGACAGAGGGCAAAAGCAGCAGGCAGGAGGCCCCTTCACCAGACAGTGTGACTGTAGAGGAGACTGCCTCCTCCTCAGAGGATGGACATAACATCAGGACTGAGTCCCCCTCTAACACAGAGGCTGAAGTGGAGCAGATATTTAGTAAGAGTTCCCAAGAATTAACCCACCAAAATCTAATTGAATCAAAGAGTCCATCAGCACAGTTTACAGCGTCTCCTCCACAACACAACCAtctccaccatcaccaccaccatctcctGCATCACTTGAACCACCAAATCGTCCTTAAACCCAGCAAATGCAAAGGTTCCTGCCCAGCCTCCTACACCCGCTTCACCACCATCCTCAGGCATGAGAGGCAACAAGCCACAACCCAACAGGAGAGACCACCACCTTCAGAGAGGAAGACCACGCTGCCAGGAAACCTCTTCCTCATGGGCCCCGCTCCCTTCAGGTTACGAAAGAACCTGCAGTCCCACCAAAGTCGAAGGACAATATTAGCCACCAGGGTGTCAGTGAAAACTCAGAGGCCCTGCAGCCTGTCTCCTGAGCTCAGGCCCCTAATCCCTCAGCGCCTCTCCTCCCTCGAGGTTCTTGAGAGGCTGAGTAATGGGGAGGGCAGCGGCACTGAACAGCTGAGTAACGGGCAAGCCTTGGACACCAACGGGAACCTACTGCAGCCGCTGGCAGCTCACTGCAGAG ACTCCTCCCCAGCTCACGGGGAAAGCCAAGATGAAGTATTGAGGCGGCGTCATGGTGACAAAGAG AAAATGTTGGAAGAGCAGCGGCGGCTGAAGCGGGAACAGGAAGAGGCGGACACAGCATCGAGGCGGCACACAAGCATTGTCCCAACGCACCACCAGTTCATCACTAATGAGCGCTTCGGAGACCTGCTTAACATCACAGATAACGCAGAGAAAAGGAAATCAGGCGTAGAG AAAACTCCAGCTATGGCTCGTTTTGACTTCAGAGCAGAGACCCTAAA GGAATTACCATTTCAGAAGGGAGACATTGTGTATATCCTACGACAAGTAGATCAAAACTGGTATGAGGGCGAACATCATGGAAGAGTTGGTATTTTCCCAAGGAGCTATGTCGAG CTGCTCCCACCGACAGAAAAAGCACAGCCAAAGAAAAGTGCCCCAGTACAGGTGCTGGAATATGGAGAAGCTGTGGCCCGTTTCAACTTCAGAGGGGACACAGTGGTGGAAATGTCCTTCAGAAAG ggAGAGAGGATTACACTGATTCGCAGAGTTGATGAGAACTGGTATGAAGGCAAAATTGCAGGCACCAATCGGCAAGGCATCTTCCCAGTCACCTATGTAGAAGTGCACAAACGGCCCCGTGTTAAAAACGGCGTGGACTACCCCGACCCTCCTATCAGCCAGTCTCCACAGCGCAGCACCAATGCTTCTCCTCAG tttgtGAAGAATGAGGCTGACCATCATGGACGAAGCACTAGAAGCCCTGTGATGCTTTTTGATATCCAGGATAACAAcaatgtcaactcatttgca GAGGCAGTGTGTAATGAGATCTTGAATATAGCTGAGACCTCGGTGAGGTACTGCAGCACGCTGTCCCACCACCATAATGACTCTGTCCATAGACTACACCCCCACCCCAGTAAACAATCTCTCATCATTTCCCAGCAACCCCAGTCCCACAGCAGCAGCCCAGAGCCAAACCGTCTCAGCTGTGGAAT TTTCCAGGCTTTATACAGTTATGTGCCGCAAAATGATGACGAGCTGGAGCTGCAGGAAGGAGATCTCGTCAGTGTCATGGAAAAGTGTGACGACGGCTGGTTTGTCG gtacatcaaagaggacaaAGCAGTTTGGGACTTTCCCTGGGAATTACGTGAAAgaagtaaaactgtaa
- the LOC121655661 gene encoding sorbin and SH3 domain-containing protein 1 isoform X7, with the protein MHDQRHGSPAGGSIEPRTTSSPRTVCAVRITPLKTMKGSPDLIPNADLDPSRVCKGKGVVTLRATLVHIDDEDSISDEPNAITAPSGWTSQINGDSYKAGGAEGGSNNTAHLPPENSTQCQVNLPRSIKENQAPSFADTQNCITSTLSFGYPSTTTVNPTIVLLQHNREQQKHLSHSEDPTPERDKSPDPGRDLTSPVSDMDGKRLRLSLHSPVFAPLNKPIVPERNTEKSKDWYKTMFKQIHKLPEPIEENPYHPTYIFPENFEIHMKSKDNAPAPFGYLEDVRAVPRSKSNDEVDSRGRSMPVPTRSSSLKPSAKRNEWEPPDKKVDTRKYRAEPKSIFEYEPGKSSVLKLERTTQDLSPEDVDLENEPWYKFFSEMEFDKASTPSFSPLETASDLQQYSSSKSGHSEVEKDRGSSTNEPTAPECDRHVYKSVLEGGDIPLQGLRALNKRHGSSSSSKVDYKGGNGYIISPCSSVNSRSVLASNPIGDQCKSKKPLSAAKACIPQILPSKFKPKLLPSSGNSQESRTKASRYPKAHSCEDLYTGPFDIDCVGAEESESGQQSDSKSSCGSECSDGLRNVSPAIKRSTSEFSSLYRSMHHIQRPSSVGCSPHGSVRCLTSLFEKSKAGDDKSETDDGCDIPRDSVSSRVSEFEMIIQRSSSTPGRSSSLPTLHSSHNHSPSHSPAHLHMPSAVSAESLLVADTTQTDARALVETEGKSSRQEAPSPDSVTVEETASSSEDGHNIRTESPSNTEAEVEQIFSKSSQELTHQNLIESKSPSAQFTASPPQHNHLHHHHHHLLHHLNHQIVLKPSKCKGSCPASYTRFTTILRHERQQATTQQERPPPSERKTTLPGNLFLMGPAPFRLRKNLQSHQSRRTILATRVSVKTQRPCSLSPELRPLIPQRLSSLEVLERLSNGEGSGTEQLSNGQALDTNGNLLQPLAAHCRDSSPAHGESQDEVLRRRHGDKEKMLEEQRRLKREQEEADTASRRHTSIVPTHHQFITNERFGDLLNITDNAEKRKSGVEKTPAMARFDFRAETLKELPFQKGDIVYILRQVDQNWYEGEHHGRVGIFPRSYVELLPPTEKAQPKKSAPVQVLEYGEAVARFNFRGDTVVEMSFRKGERITLIRRVDENWYEGKIAGTNRQGIFPVTYVEVHKRPRVKNGVDYPDPPISQSPQRSTNASPQFVKNEADHHGRSTRSPVMLFDIQDNNNVNSFAQPQSHSSSPEPNRLSCGIFQALYSYVPQNDDELELQEGDLVSVMEKCDDGWFVGTSKRTKQFGTFPGNYVKEVKL; encoded by the exons ATGCATGACCAGCGGCAC GGCtctccagcagggggcagcataGAACCAAGAACAACTTCCA GTCCTCGGACTGTTTGTGCTGTCAGAATCACACCTCTGAAAACCATGAAAGGTTCTCCTGACCTGATTCCCAATGCAG atttggACCCAAGCAGAGTGTGCAAAGGGAAGGGAGTTGTAACTCTAAGGGCCACCCTCGTCCACATTGATGATGAGGACAGCATCAGTGACGAGCCAAACGCCATCACAGCGCCAA GTGGCTGGACAAGCCAGATTAATGGAGACAGCTATAAAGCAGGAGGGGCTGAGGGAGGCAGCAACAATACAGCTCATCTACCTCCTGAAAACAGCACTCAGTGCCAG GTCAATTTACCCAGaagcataaaagaaaaccaaGCTCCATCCTTTGCTGACACTCAGAACTGCATCACATCAACTCTCAGCTTTGGTtatccctccaccaccaccgTAAATCCTACCATTGTCCTGCTTCAGCACAACAGAG AGCAGCAAAAGCATCTTTCTCATTCAGAAG ACCCAACCCCGGAGAGGGACAAAAGCCCTGATCCAGGGAGAGACTTGACGAGTCCGGTCTCTGATATGGACGGGAAGAGGCTGCGGCTATCCCTGCACTCCCCGGTCTTCGCTCCTCTCAATAAGCCTATTGTGCCTGAACGA aacACGGAAAAGTCCAAAGACTGGTATAAGACAATGTTCAAACAGATACATAAATTACCAG AGCCTATTGAGGAAAACCCGTACCACCCCACCTACATTTTTCCCGAGAACTTTGAAATTCACATGAAATCCAAAG ACAATGCTCCCGCTCCCTTTGGTTACCTGGAAGATG TCAGAGCAGTCCCACGCTCAAAAAGCAACGATGAAGTCGACTCAAGAGGCAGGTCGATGCCAGTGCCAACGCGCTCCTCTTCCCTCAAACCTTCTGCCAAAAG GAACGAGTGGGAGCCCCCGGATAAAAAGGTAGACACCAGGAAGTACCGCGCCGAGCCCAAGAGCATCTTCGAGTATGAGCCGGGGAAATCATCGGTGCTGAAGCTGGAGAGAACG ACTCAGGATTTAAGTCCAGAAGATGTAGATTTAGAGAATGAGCCTTGGTATAAATTCTTTTCAGAGATGGAGTTTGACAAAGCG AGTACCCCCTCCTTCAGCCCCTTGGAAACAGCCTCCGACCTGCAGCAGTA CTCCTCGAGCAAGTCTGGACACAGCGAGGTGGAGAAGGACAGAGGATCATCCACAAATGAGCCTACGGCTCCAGAATGCGACCGACATGTTTACAAGAGTGTCCTGGAGGGCGGCGACATTCCCTTACAAGGTCTACGGGCTCTAAACAAGCGCCACgggagctcctcctcctctaaag TGGATTATAAAGGTGGGAATGGCTATATAATTTCACCCTGCTCCTCTGTAAATAGTCGATCGGTTCTTGCCAGTAATCCAATAGGTGACCAGTGTAAGAGTAAGAAGCCTCTATCTGCTGCCAAAGCCTGCATACCCCAAATCCTGCCATCGAAGTTCAAGCCCAAGCTGTTGCCCTCCAGTGGTAACAGTCAGGAAAGCAGGACTAAAGCTTCTAGATACCCAAAGGCCCACAGCTGTGAAGATCTCTACACGGGGCCATTTGACATAGACTGCGTAGGAGCAGAGGAAAGTGAAAGCGGGCAGCAATCAGACTCTAAGTCCAGCTGTGGGAGTGAGTGCTCTGATGGCCTCAGGAATGTTTCCCCTGCAATTAAGAGGAGTACTTCTGAGTTTTCCAGCCTGTACAGGAGCATGCATCACATCCAGCGACCCAGCTCAGTTGGCTGCAGCCCCCATGGCAGTGTCCGATGCCTGACCTCTCTTTTTGAGAAATCAAAGGCAGGGGATGACAAGTCAGAGACGGACGATGGGTGTGACATTCCTCGTGACAGTGTGTCGTCACGGGTCAGTGAGTTTGAAATGATCATTCAGAGGTCCAGCTCAACTCCTGGCCGCTCTTCTTCCCTGCCCACCCTGCACTCCAGCCACAACCACAGCCCCAGCCACAGTCCTGCCCACCTTCACATGCCATCTGCAGTGTCAGCTGAGTCCCTTTTGGTAGCTGACACCACACAGACTGATGCCCGTGCCCTGGTGGAGACAGAGGGCAAAAGCAGCAGGCAGGAGGCCCCTTCACCAGACAGTGTGACTGTAGAGGAGACTGCCTCCTCCTCAGAGGATGGACATAACATCAGGACTGAGTCCCCCTCTAACACAGAGGCTGAAGTGGAGCAGATATTTAGTAAGAGTTCCCAAGAATTAACCCACCAAAATCTAATTGAATCAAAGAGTCCATCAGCACAGTTTACAGCGTCTCCTCCACAACACAACCAtctccaccatcaccaccaccatctcctGCATCACTTGAACCACCAAATCGTCCTTAAACCCAGCAAATGCAAAGGTTCCTGCCCAGCCTCCTACACCCGCTTCACCACCATCCTCAGGCATGAGAGGCAACAAGCCACAACCCAACAGGAGAGACCACCACCTTCAGAGAGGAAGACCACGCTGCCAGGAAACCTCTTCCTCATGGGCCCCGCTCCCTTCAGGTTACGAAAGAACCTGCAGTCCCACCAAAGTCGAAGGACAATATTAGCCACCAGGGTGTCAGTGAAAACTCAGAGGCCCTGCAGCCTGTCTCCTGAGCTCAGGCCCCTAATCCCTCAGCGCCTCTCCTCCCTCGAGGTTCTTGAGAGGCTGAGTAATGGGGAGGGCAGCGGCACTGAACAGCTGAGTAACGGGCAAGCCTTGGACACCAACGGGAACCTACTGCAGCCGCTGGCAGCTCACTGCAGAG ACTCCTCCCCAGCTCACGGGGAAAGCCAAGATGAAGTATTGAGGCGGCGTCATGGTGACAAAGAG AAAATGTTGGAAGAGCAGCGGCGGCTGAAGCGGGAACAGGAAGAGGCGGACACAGCATCGAGGCGGCACACAAGCATTGTCCCAACGCACCACCAGTTCATCACTAATGAGCGCTTCGGAGACCTGCTTAACATCACAGATAACGCAGAGAAAAGGAAATCAGGCGTAGAG AAAACTCCAGCTATGGCTCGTTTTGACTTCAGAGCAGAGACCCTAAA GGAATTACCATTTCAGAAGGGAGACATTGTGTATATCCTACGACAAGTAGATCAAAACTGGTATGAGGGCGAACATCATGGAAGAGTTGGTATTTTCCCAAGGAGCTATGTCGAG CTGCTCCCACCGACAGAAAAAGCACAGCCAAAGAAAAGTGCCCCAGTACAGGTGCTGGAATATGGAGAAGCTGTGGCCCGTTTCAACTTCAGAGGGGACACAGTGGTGGAAATGTCCTTCAGAAAG ggAGAGAGGATTACACTGATTCGCAGAGTTGATGAGAACTGGTATGAAGGCAAAATTGCAGGCACCAATCGGCAAGGCATCTTCCCAGTCACCTATGTAGAAGTGCACAAACGGCCCCGTGTTAAAAACGGCGTGGACTACCCCGACCCTCCTATCAGCCAGTCTCCACAGCGCAGCACCAATGCTTCTCCTCAG tttgtGAAGAATGAGGCTGACCATCATGGACGAAGCACTAGAAGCCCTGTGATGCTTTTTGATATCCAGGATAACAAcaatgtcaactcatttgca CAACCCCAGTCCCACAGCAGCAGCCCAGAGCCAAACCGTCTCAGCTGTGGAAT TTTCCAGGCTTTATACAGTTATGTGCCGCAAAATGATGACGAGCTGGAGCTGCAGGAAGGAGATCTCGTCAGTGTCATGGAAAAGTGTGACGACGGCTGGTTTGTCG gtacatcaaagaggacaaAGCAGTTTGGGACTTTCCCTGGGAATTACGTGAAAgaagtaaaactgtaa